Proteins encoded by one window of Puntigrus tetrazona isolate hp1 chromosome 25, ASM1883169v1, whole genome shotgun sequence:
- the LOC122330923 gene encoding uncharacterized protein LOC122330923, giving the protein MSASDSDYSIDWLASDDEDNDSELEPDCTKAQGQTTLPKSPSSGVIQGTQTCQLLSKRNGDKGEVMDKENMSSWGSSPSSCDSSDYSEDGGHCHLGQEARTNYSRCPESPIGKKRQALKRTCSSMVAEQRERQLTPEQMENDRLFACKCLELQCYIHPLSSILNGLRSGRYRERLSTFQESVAMDRIQRIMGVLQNPCMGERYVNIILKMEEMLKNWFPHIKPQRSDQAKTAVLMEETTLSKKPKLSPATSPLLTGIANPATTSALSMGNKAMRVSDLTPPGPYSATNLKWLHTSPICSPTAEQAQGTVRNFLTSHRDRDATQDNSVSSSTDRLCKTESAPSRPPPAKINAPCLERLLKSTESIITQKAPVGLGGMAAGGWS; this is encoded by the exons atgtcagcttcAGATTCGGACTATTCCATTGACTGGCTGGCCAGTGACGATGAGGACAACGATAGTGAGTTAGAACCAGACTGTACCAAAGCGCAGGGACAAACCACCTTGCCAAAATCCCCCTCCTCAGGGGTCATCCAGGGGACCCAGACTTGCCAGTTGCTCTCTAAGAGGAATGGAGACAAAGGAGAGGTAATGGACAAAGAGAACATGAGCTCTTGGGGAAGTTCTCCTTCCAGCTGCGATAGTTCCGACTACAGCGAAGATGGTGGTCATTGCCACCTGGGACAAGAGGCTCGCACCAATTACAGCCGGTGCCCTGAGAGCCCTATAGGCAAAAAGAGGCAGGCGCTGAAGAGAACATGTAGCTCCATGGTTGCAGAGCAAAGGGAGAGGCAGCTTACACCTGAACAAATGGAGAACGACAGGCTGTTTGCTTGCAAG TGCTTGGAGCTGCAGTGTTACATTCACCCACTGTCCTCGATTCTTAATGGCCTCCGCTCAGGCAGATACCGAGAAC GCCTCAGCACTTTTCAAGAGAGTGTGGCCATGGACCGCATCCAGAGGATAATGGGGGTCCTGCAGAATCCCTGCATGGG AGAGAGGTATGTCAACATCATCCTGAAAATGGAGGAAATGTTGAAGAACTGGTTCCCTCACATAAAACCTCAACGAAGCGACCAAGCCAAGACTGCAGTACTGATGGAGGAGACGACCCTGTCTAAGAAACCTAAG TTGTCTCCAGCTACATCTCCCCTGCTCACTGGCATTGCAAACCCTGCCACCACAAGTGCCCTTTCTATGGGTAACAAGGCAATGAGAGTCAGCGACCTCACTCCCCCAGGGCCCTACTCTGCAACCAACCTAAAATGGCTCCATACATCACCCATCTGCTCCCCAACAGCTGAACAGGCTCAAGGGACAGTTCGGAACTTTCTAACATCCCACAGGGACAGGGATGCGACACAGGACAATTCTGTGTCCTCCAGTACGGATCGTCTATGTAAGACAGAGTCTGCTCCCAGTCGACCACCTCCGGCCAAGATTAACGCGCCATGCCTTGAGAGACTTCTTAAATCCACAGAGAGCATCATCACCCAGAAAGCCCCAGTGGGCTTGGGTGGCATGGCAGCTGGTGGATGGTCCTAG